A genome region from Christensenella minuta includes the following:
- a CDS encoding sugar ABC transporter substrate-binding protein, with protein sequence MKGYKWLAMILVIAFAAALFAGCADAARPADGGGQETPAAGSDAAEETDGGASFSVGFLDQSGEAPPVVRMREIIRGVVESAGGELICDTSNEDSAEAQVNACEKLISAGVKGIIMTPMADSILPSIISMCEENGVYLAITFRNIGDEDVAKIVEASEYYAGNCYEDEEMAGYNVMSDAFEKNPDIKQVALIALAVGDNTSDARVAGIQKACAENGAEVVAEVRDIQQASDATEAVQNFVAAYPELDCIAVASCYENSAITALPEAIKGTGLTADDICIVSCDGGSDMTKLFDYGYAISVGGGHLEIDRGATAVMLVNAIQGNPLGTPAHISIPYMYFGSVEDVGDYATYVEGEIPIWTQDEIRENLLISQNSALAPEDVISYIQNYSLDDLRTRHADLAG encoded by the coding sequence ATGAAAGGTTACAAATGGCTTGCAATGATTTTGGTAATTGCATTTGCGGCCGCGCTGTTTGCCGGATGCGCGGATGCGGCGCGTCCGGCGGACGGCGGAGGACAGGAAACGCCTGCGGCAGGATCGGATGCAGCGGAGGAAACGGACGGAGGGGCGTCCTTCTCGGTCGGCTTCCTGGATCAGTCGGGCGAGGCGCCGCCGGTCGTCCGCATGAGGGAGATTATCCGCGGCGTTGTCGAGTCTGCCGGCGGAGAACTGATTTGCGATACCTCCAATGAAGATTCCGCGGAGGCACAGGTAAACGCATGTGAAAAACTGATTAGCGCAGGTGTGAAAGGCATCATTATGACGCCGATGGCGGATTCGATCCTGCCCTCTATTATCAGCATGTGCGAAGAAAACGGCGTATACCTGGCCATTACTTTCCGCAATATCGGGGATGAAGACGTTGCAAAGATCGTGGAAGCATCCGAATATTATGCCGGAAACTGCTATGAGGATGAAGAAATGGCCGGATATAACGTTATGAGCGACGCCTTCGAGAAAAATCCGGATATCAAGCAGGTTGCGCTGATTGCCCTTGCCGTAGGGGATAATACGAGCGATGCGCGCGTGGCGGGGATTCAAAAGGCCTGCGCCGAAAACGGTGCGGAAGTGGTAGCGGAAGTGCGCGATATCCAGCAGGCGAGCGACGCGACCGAGGCGGTACAGAATTTTGTAGCGGCCTATCCGGAGCTTGACTGCATCGCGGTAGCGTCGTGTTATGAAAACAGCGCGATCACCGCGCTTCCCGAAGCGATCAAAGGGACCGGACTGACTGCCGACGACATCTGTATCGTAAGCTGCGACGGCGGGTCCGATATGACGAAGCTGTTCGATTACGGATATGCGATTTCCGTGGGCGGCGGCCATCTGGAGATAGACAGGGGCGCAACAGCCGTAATGCTGGTGAATGCAATCCAGGGCAATCCCCTGGGTACGCCCGCGCATATCTCCATCCCGTATATGTACTTCGGCAGCGTGGAAGATGTCGGCGATTATGCGACCTATGTCGAGGGAGAAATTCCGATCTGGACCCAGGACGAGATCAGGGAGAACCTGTTGATTTCTCAAAATTCGGCGCTGGCGCCGGAGGATGTGATTTCCTATATCCAGAACTATAGTCTTGATGACCTGAGGACGCGCCACGCCGATCTGGCAGGCTGA
- a CDS encoding ABC transporter permease, translating into MKNSGAKAKTIKNGLPFIGLISVIVILEIASGGQLLTSRNISTLVNEVFVLMIGASAMVFLMAQGNLDLSMMANLAVSCVLAVKAAQVNPLLAIPVGIGVGTGIGAVNGVINAKCKIDSFITTIGMSFVLTGLVTILLDNQGSIAGPMEMLSWNSTELRIVVLACVAAVGYILFEYSKLGKYCKAIGSCEEAARQSGVNVDKVKIITFMITGGISGLLAFFSILRTGTATSSVATNTMFNILIAVLLGGVSITGGSTSKFRAAILGSFTMAFLAVGMTICNVDTTIQQLIRGAILIGIVYLTYDRRGIAIIK; encoded by the coding sequence ATGAAAAATAGCGGAGCCAAAGCAAAAACGATCAAAAACGGATTGCCGTTCATAGGGCTTATTTCCGTCATCGTGATCCTTGAGATAGCAAGCGGGGGGCAGCTGCTGACCTCCCGGAACATATCGACGCTGGTCAACGAGGTCTTTGTCCTGATGATCGGCGCGAGCGCCATGGTGTTTTTGATGGCGCAGGGCAACCTCGATCTTTCCATGATGGCCAATCTGGCGGTTTCCTGCGTGCTGGCGGTAAAAGCCGCACAGGTGAACCCGTTGCTTGCGATCCCGGTCGGTATCGGCGTGGGAACCGGTATTGGCGCGGTAAACGGCGTGATTAATGCAAAATGCAAAATAGATTCGTTCATCACAACCATAGGGATGTCGTTTGTGCTGACCGGACTGGTGACCATTCTGCTCGACAATCAGGGGTCCATCGCCGGACCGATGGAAATGCTTTCCTGGAACAGCACCGAGCTGAGAATCGTAGTGCTGGCCTGTGTAGCGGCCGTGGGATATATCCTTTTTGAGTATTCCAAACTGGGGAAATACTGCAAAGCCATTGGTTCGTGTGAAGAGGCGGCGCGTCAATCCGGAGTTAACGTGGATAAGGTAAAGATCATAACCTTTATGATAACGGGAGGGATCAGCGGCTTACTGGCATTTTTCAGCATCCTGCGGACGGGAACGGCGACTTCCAGCGTGGCGACGAATACGATGTTCAATATCCTGATCGCCGTTTTGCTCGGCGGCGTATCCATTACCGGAGGGTCGACCTCAAAATTCCGCGCGGCCATCTTGGGAAGCTTTACTATGGCATTCCTGGCAGTCGGTATGACGATATGCAATGTCGACACTACGATCCAGCAGTTGATCCGCGGGGCGATCCTGATTGGGATCGTATACCTCACTTACGACAGGAGGGGAATCGCGATCATCAAATAA
- a CDS encoding ABC transporter permease: MRRNILIRIGYILIIPLLLMAIFTLASTGFSFASSYIVLSQTMLPLVMAFGVSFTFVVGIFEMSVGAQVILSAVVGGILCRYLGFPGLVIGAVGTGLLCGAAMGAVYRFLKIPTMVISLGMLMLFEVIAQALTKGSGYVSLESEISSMGTPPYNFVIAGIAGVLFYIIFHKTKFGHGIRALGCNDYVAVNLGLNNNKLKFKTYLIGGMFYGIAGILSICYAGSISAKMDLGSLSMMFPPIISVLIGLQLKNIVNVFPVTILIGAYSVTVLASGMIAVGLPAPMQDFVTGIFMLVVMIISTNSAKLGKLFDRRKLLNRLNKAAE, translated from the coding sequence ATGAGAAGAAATATATTGATCCGAATTGGTTATATCCTCATCATTCCTCTCTTGCTGATGGCCATTTTCACATTGGCAAGCACGGGATTCAGCTTTGCAAGTTCCTATATCGTACTCAGCCAGACGATGCTGCCCCTTGTAATGGCATTTGGCGTATCGTTTACGTTTGTAGTCGGGATTTTTGAGATGAGCGTTGGAGCACAGGTGATTCTGTCGGCCGTTGTAGGCGGAATCCTATGCAGGTATCTTGGGTTCCCGGGGCTGGTGATCGGCGCGGTGGGCACGGGCCTGCTGTGCGGGGCGGCCATGGGGGCCGTATACCGCTTTCTGAAAATCCCAACGATGGTGATTTCGCTCGGGATGCTGATGCTGTTCGAGGTTATTGCGCAGGCCCTGACAAAAGGGAGCGGCTATGTATCGCTGGAGAGCGAAATATCCTCAATGGGAACTCCGCCGTATAATTTTGTGATCGCGGGAATCGCGGGCGTTCTTTTTTACATCATTTTCCACAAGACGAAATTCGGCCACGGTATCCGTGCGCTTGGGTGCAACGACTATGTGGCGGTCAACTTAGGTCTCAACAATAATAAGCTCAAATTTAAAACCTACCTGATCGGCGGAATGTTTTATGGGATTGCCGGGATTCTCAGTATATGTTATGCGGGTTCTATTTCGGCAAAGATGGATTTGGGAAGCCTGAGCATGATGTTTCCGCCCATTATTTCTGTTTTGATTGGACTGCAGCTGAAAAATATCGTCAACGTATTTCCCGTCACGATCCTGATAGGGGCATATTCCGTTACGGTATTGGCATCGGGGATGATCGCGGTAGGGCTGCCCGCGCCGATGCAGGATTTTGTCACCGGAATATTTATGCTGGTGGTGATGATTATTTCGACCAACAGCGCGAAATTAGGAAAGCTGTTTGACAGGCGGAAATTATTAAACCGGCTCAACAAGGCGGCCGAATAA
- a CDS encoding sugar phosphate isomerase/epimerase family protein translates to MKYILNLEMVNMKTSKPNAFYMNSTMFWIEYFKCIGAAGFDAIEMQYNPYSLDPLSFEIGRCGVPVSRFAIEAKYGSIPEFLAMIGEFGLRGIEAVHIDTNEILNEIIAADGDAKEYFPMMDALMEEAVQFCEEARIPWITLTPTPEIGMLERYYYTQAGDDEPGFLERLEKHLEAAREKAETSGVKIAVRNEFWSVLRGEKIVPFLQREACRRLYYSPDMAHLTIAEAEIGRILRSMGNRIACPRFNDTAFADRHENYKRLNAEIPTEGRQRIFCDLGDGTVDLPHWRDELQKLGYDGVVSCESRKTLEVYKGLLKTKWYIDRVLCRK, encoded by the coding sequence ATGAAATATATTCTAAACCTTGAAATGGTCAATATGAAGACAAGCAAACCCAATGCGTTTTACATGAATTCCACGATGTTTTGGATCGAATATTTCAAGTGTATCGGCGCAGCGGGCTTTGACGCCATAGAAATGCAGTATAATCCATATAGCCTGGATCCGTTGTCCTTTGAGATCGGCAGGTGCGGAGTTCCGGTCAGCAGGTTCGCGATCGAAGCGAAATATGGGTCGATACCGGAATTCCTGGCAATGATCGGGGAGTTTGGCCTCCGCGGCATAGAGGCGGTCCATATCGACACGAATGAAATACTCAATGAAATCATCGCGGCAGACGGAGATGCGAAGGAATATTTCCCGATGATGGACGCCCTGATGGAAGAGGCGGTCCAATTTTGTGAAGAGGCCCGTATTCCCTGGATCACGCTGACTCCCACGCCGGAGATCGGGATGCTGGAACGGTATTATTATACGCAGGCCGGGGATGACGAACCGGGTTTCCTGGAACGGCTGGAAAAACATTTGGAAGCGGCGCGGGAGAAAGCGGAAACGAGCGGGGTTAAGATAGCCGTCAGGAACGAATTTTGGTCGGTGCTGCGCGGCGAAAAGATCGTGCCGTTCTTGCAGCGCGAAGCCTGCCGGCGGCTTTACTATTCCCCGGATATGGCGCACCTGACCATTGCGGAGGCAGAGATCGGCAGGATACTGCGCAGCATGGGAAACAGGATCGCCTGTCCGCGGTTCAATGATACCGCTTTTGCGGACAGGCACGAAAATTACAAAAGGCTGAACGCGGAAATCCCGACGGAGGGGCGGCAGAGGATTTTTTGTGACCTTGGAGATGGAACGGTCGATTTGCCGCATTGGCGGGATGAACTGCAAAAATTGGGCTATGATGGCGTGGTCTCGTGCGAAAGCAGGAAAACCCTGGAGGTATATAAGGGATTGCTGAAGACAAAATGGTACATTGACCGCGTATTGTGCCGGAAATAG
- a CDS encoding sugar ABC transporter ATP-binding protein — translation MEKKDVILTVNGMDKSFGATKALKNVGIEIYRNEIHGLIGENGSGKSTLSSIIAGMQKCDEGTMEYCGRPYGPANIFEAEKAGIAMVGQEQNTLEDISVAENIFIGKEERFQSGPIVNSGKMNREARTVLDGLGLGKIKAEEQLKHYDFEQRKLVEIARALYDRPELMIVDETSTALSKYGREILYRTINGLRDQNKAVLFISHDIVEIMAVCDRVTILRDGEIVCTLPKEQYDSHTMKQYMVGREIEENYYRTDYENRLTDEVALRAEHINTEVLKDVSLELHYGEILGIGGLTDCGMHELGQVLFGLRRPVAGSVCTGDGTPLKNPSVALKKKIAYISKNRDKEALMLSSTILENICLPSLDKLKKGLLVTPGAEKAFALKYADLLSVKMDRITQNVMYLSGGNKQKVAVAKWLGTDADIYIFDCPTRGIDVGVQSDIYDLLERLRKKKKAILMISEELPEVIGMSDRILILKDGSLTAEIGRSKNTTENTLIHYII, via the coding sequence ATGGAGAAAAAGGATGTTATTTTAACGGTCAATGGTATGGATAAGTCGTTTGGGGCAACGAAAGCCCTGAAAAACGTCGGTATTGAAATCTACAGGAACGAGATTCACGGATTGATTGGGGAAAACGGCTCGGGCAAATCCACTCTGTCCTCCATTATCGCAGGGATGCAAAAATGCGATGAAGGAACAATGGAATACTGCGGGCGGCCGTACGGGCCGGCCAATATCTTCGAGGCCGAAAAGGCCGGAATCGCTATGGTCGGACAGGAACAAAATACACTGGAAGACATTTCGGTCGCGGAAAACATTTTTATCGGAAAAGAGGAGAGGTTCCAGTCGGGGCCGATTGTAAATTCCGGAAAAATGAACCGTGAAGCGCGGACGGTCCTGGATGGTCTCGGCCTTGGCAAAATAAAGGCTGAGGAACAGCTGAAGCATTACGATTTTGAGCAGCGAAAGCTGGTTGAAATCGCCCGGGCGTTGTATGATAGGCCAGAACTGATGATCGTTGACGAGACCTCGACCGCGCTCAGCAAATATGGCCGGGAAATTCTCTATCGGACAATCAACGGGCTGCGCGACCAAAACAAGGCGGTATTATTTATCTCCCATGACATTGTGGAGATCATGGCGGTCTGCGACCGTGTAACGATTCTGCGCGATGGTGAAATTGTCTGCACGCTGCCAAAGGAGCAATACGATTCGCACACCATGAAACAATACATGGTCGGCCGGGAGATCGAGGAAAATTATTACAGGACGGACTACGAGAACCGCCTGACAGACGAGGTCGCGTTACGGGCGGAACACATCAATACGGAGGTGCTCAAAGACGTATCGCTGGAGCTGCATTACGGAGAGATACTCGGCATCGGCGGGCTGACTGATTGCGGGATGCATGAGCTGGGACAGGTTTTGTTCGGCCTGCGCCGGCCGGTCGCGGGAAGCGTATGCACGGGAGACGGAACGCCGCTAAAGAATCCTTCCGTTGCGTTAAAAAAGAAAATCGCATACATCTCAAAAAACCGGGACAAGGAGGCCCTGATGCTTTCCTCCACGATTCTGGAAAATATTTGCCTGCCTTCGCTGGACAAGTTGAAAAAAGGGCTGCTCGTTACACCGGGGGCAGAGAAGGCGTTTGCGCTGAAATATGCCGATTTGCTGAGCGTTAAGATGGACCGCATCACCCAGAACGTTATGTACCTGTCGGGTGGGAACAAGCAGAAAGTAGCGGTTGCAAAATGGTTGGGGACCGATGCGGATATCTATATATTTGACTGCCCGACGCGGGGGATCGACGTCGGCGTACAGTCGGATATCTATGACCTGCTGGAACGCCTGCGCAAAAAGAAAAAGGCGATCCTGATGATATCGGAGGAGCTTCCGGAAGTCATCGGGATGAGCGACAGGATCCTGATACTGAAAGACGGCTCTCTCACGGCGGAAATCGGCAGGAGCAAAAATACGACCGAAAATACATTGATTCACTATATTATCTGA
- a CDS encoding response regulator gives MDYIPVLVVDDDKILLDDITSMYDWQGGGFQVVATAVNGVQALTLFRQFHPQLVITDIVMPGMNGIDLLREIRALDHSVHVILLTSYDEFCYAKQGLQYAANDYLLKSEISPETLSRKMESIAEELRKEIEFTSFLKQNVIGELFHSGRLSIPSSTQRDQTLRAFVEKSYYHIILELPSSIRSGLPEMAVDEVMKNILDFPYAAEILPVAAVPVSARHILLVLQFSDAKSQLAARNYLYRFCRKLLDRLESILHHGACLLFSETMQPLTDFYSVYASLGIPERHFRQLSAGSLIVEVSSLAPGRKTPDPDADPSAMVSLLEEGNLFELRTLFDRAIFFLEKCDGLDPFPELAGRLFHSIDQMVYSRRFEHPSFPTVYSYAEFFAWCISAAEEALAADKGSAPDTSALIKRAIEFIYQNYSDIRLGTSMLAGFSYLSVGYLCTLFKQETGKSVKKFITDVRIGKAKKLLQDPTRRISDIAALVGYSSGQYFSQIFQKCTGLAPKEYQRHMNHE, from the coding sequence ATGGATTATATTCCCGTACTTGTCGTAGACGACGACAAAATATTGTTAGATGATATCACATCCATGTACGATTGGCAAGGCGGCGGCTTCCAGGTCGTCGCTACGGCAGTGAACGGCGTCCAGGCCTTAACCCTCTTTAGGCAATTCCATCCGCAGCTTGTCATTACCGATATTGTAATGCCCGGGATGAACGGAATCGACCTGCTGCGCGAAATTCGCGCGCTCGACCACTCCGTACACGTCATCCTGCTGACCTCCTACGATGAATTCTGTTACGCCAAACAGGGCTTGCAGTATGCTGCCAACGATTATCTCTTGAAAAGTGAGATTTCTCCGGAAACCCTTTCCCGGAAGATGGAATCTATTGCCGAGGAGCTGCGAAAAGAAATTGAGTTTACTTCTTTCCTGAAGCAAAATGTAATCGGTGAGCTGTTCCATTCCGGACGTCTTTCGATTCCCTCGTCCACGCAGAGGGATCAAACCCTTCGGGCTTTCGTGGAAAAAAGTTATTATCACATTATATTGGAGTTGCCTTCCTCCATAAGATCCGGCCTGCCCGAAATGGCAGTGGACGAGGTTATGAAGAATATACTGGATTTCCCTTATGCGGCGGAAATCCTCCCGGTGGCTGCGGTTCCGGTATCCGCCCGGCATATTTTACTCGTGCTGCAGTTTTCCGATGCCAAATCCCAGTTGGCGGCCAGAAATTATTTATACCGTTTTTGCCGGAAATTGCTTGACCGCCTGGAATCCATCCTTCATCACGGGGCCTGCCTGTTGTTTTCCGAGACGATGCAGCCGCTTACGGATTTTTACAGCGTATATGCTTCCCTCGGTATTCCCGAACGACATTTCCGTCAGCTTTCTGCCGGGAGCCTCATTGTTGAGGTTTCCTCCCTTGCTCCGGGGCGAAAAACGCCGGACCCCGACGCGGACCCTTCGGCGATGGTTTCTTTGCTGGAAGAGGGCAATCTCTTCGAGCTGCGGACATTATTCGACCGTGCAATCTTTTTTCTGGAAAAATGTGACGGCCTTGATCCTTTTCCGGAGCTGGCCGGCCGTTTGTTCCATTCAATCGACCAAATGGTGTACAGCCGGCGGTTTGAGCACCCGTCTTTTCCCACTGTATATTCTTATGCAGAATTTTTCGCCTGGTGCATATCCGCTGCGGAGGAAGCTCTCGCAGCGGATAAGGGCAGCGCCCCCGACACTTCTGCGCTCATCAAGCGCGCCATCGAATTTATTTATCAAAACTATTCCGACATTCGGCTCGGGACTTCTATGCTCGCCGGCTTTTCCTATCTTTCCGTGGGTTATCTCTGTACCCTGTTCAAACAGGAGACAGGTAAAAGCGTTAAAAAGTTCATTACCGATGTACGGATCGGAAAAGCCAAAAAATTATTGCAGGATCCAACGCGCCGCATCTCCGATATCGCGGCCCTCGTCGGTTATTCTTCCGGTCAATATTTCAGCCAGATATTCCAAAAGTGCACCGGCCTGGCCCCCAAAGAGTACCAGAGGCATATGAATCATGAATAA